The following are encoded in a window of Methylicorpusculum oleiharenae genomic DNA:
- a CDS encoding TSUP family transporter yields MMQFKSTLIERWQYCRDWASLYGGTPFAFMVAGLGSVGASNLKTLDTLRPLLIAIAANCLVFAYRKLSDASTQVCQICSICTEVRSLCAYKNLFWIIAALALASIDFSYFFYLLLGAAAGFLSGLFGIGGGIIIVPFLVWLFSAQGFASDLVLLMAVATSLSTIIFTAAASLKAHHRLGAVDWPVVKQLVPGILVGSLMGSVVADSLPTDLFKTLFAFFPLWVAFQMLKSYSPELDPDQPTSERNLAGAGGIIGALCTLIS; encoded by the coding sequence ATTGGGCTTCCTTGTACGGCGGAACTCCGTTCGCGTTTATGGTGGCGGGTCTTGGCAGCGTGGGCGCCAGCAACTTGAAGACGCTGGATACCCTGCGCCCGTTGCTCATCGCCATCGCCGCCAATTGTCTTGTATTCGCCTATCGCAAGCTGAGCGATGCTTCCACCCAGGTCTGCCAGATATGTTCGATTTGTACTGAGGTACGAAGCCTATGTGCCTATAAGAATCTCTTCTGGATCATTGCGGCCCTCGCCCTGGCGTCAATCGATTTTTCGTACTTTTTCTATCTGCTTTTGGGTGCCGCCGCGGGATTCCTTTCCGGGCTGTTCGGCATCGGCGGCGGCATCATCATCGTCCCTTTCCTGGTCTGGCTTTTTTCGGCGCAAGGGTTTGCGTCGGACTTAGTTCTGTTGATGGCTGTGGCGACTTCTTTGTCTACGATCATCTTCACTGCGGCCGCCTCTCTTAAGGCCCATCACCGCCTTGGTGCAGTCGATTGGCCGGTTGTGAAGCAACTGGTGCCCGGTATTCTGGTCGGCTCTCTAATGGGTTCGGTTGTCGCCGACAGCCTGCCAACCGATCTGTTCAAAACATTGTTCGCCTTTTTTCCGCTATGGGTAGCCTTTCAGATGCTAAAGTCCTACTCGCCAGAGCTTGATCCTGACCAGCCGACAAGCGAGCGAAACCTGGCCGGAGCCGGCGGCATCATTGGTGCGCTGTGTACCCTTATATCTTGA